The sequence below is a genomic window from Paenibacillus sp. DCT19.
GTGGAAGAAGGGCTTGAGCTGCTCATGTCTGATAAGAGCCACGCCAAAATCCTCATCGAAATTAACGGGTAATGAGTAGGTAAATGTAAGTAACAGACAAGTCCAGTTATCTTGAACACATTTCACAAAAGCTGACCTCTCAATATCATATGTCACACCAGAAGCCACCACCTATGAACGGTTCTCCCAAATGTTAGACTGCATTCTAGCCAGGGGGACAGCGAAATAGGAGGTGGTTTTTTGTCATGCGTACAAAGACCATATTCTCCATACTTGCCCTACTTGCGATTCAATTGCGTGAGGTAGAGATGGTTGCGATATTCCGAAGGGGTAAGCCCCTCATATTGCTTAAACATTCGTAGAAATAGTTTGTAGTCTGAGAATCCGCACGCGCCAGCGATTTCCTTCACACTTGCATTGGTATTTAGCAGCATCTGTTTGGCTCGATTGATGCGTTGAGTCAGAATATACGTCTTGAGACCTACACCTTTTTCGCGCTTTACCATTTTGGAGATATAGTCCTTGTTGAAGTTAAACGTCTCAGCTACCTTCGCTACCGTAACATCCGTATGGATATGAAGATCTATCCATTTGCAGATGTGATCCACAATGGCATTGTGTGCACGATAGTCGGAATTCGTATTACGCGCTAGCTCTTTCAATAACAGCAATAACGCCGCGTCGGATTCCTCCGATGAGAACGAAGAGACATGCAGTAACTGCTTGAATAACTGATTCGCCGTTGACGGTACCTGGATTGTAGAATAGGTGGGATACGTCAGAAACTCCTGCTGCTGCGTATCATAATGAACCCAGTAAAAGCTTACCGGTGCATCACTGGTCTGATACCCATAGTGGGTGAGCCCGGATCGAAGAAACAGCATATCGTTAGGGCGCATCACAAACTTCTGATCTTCCTGCGCAATATACATCTCTCCCTCTAACATCAAAATGATCTCTTGAAAGGGCATGCTACGCTTCATGTGTGTCCAGTTACCCTCCGAAATAAATTTCCCGCAGAGGTAATGTTCTAATAGCTTTGGCATAGGACGGATTTATCCACCTTTTCTTGGATTCTGAGTCTGATTCATTTGTATTTTATTTGATAACATGAGGAAGTACAAGGTTTACCAGAGATAACTGGCTAATCGATACGAGAGATAGAACGACGGATTTTATCCTTTTTACTCAGATTGAAAATATATAATCACAGTTCGCTATATAAATTGAACTAAACATATACACGAGAACGGAGAGGACAGAAATAACATGGAGAAGCGGAGCGTTCGCCTGAAAGCTTTCTACAAGAAAGCTACATCGGAAGCATAAGCTATCCCCGGATTTTACCTTTGGAAAAGGAAATAAAAAAATCTGGGGATAACAGCGATCGGAAGGTTATTCTGTCATCGAAGTGGCAAGTGTAACTATTCTTTATTTCAATTTATATGGATAGTTCATGAGGAGGAAATCAATTGATTACACAAACGAACAGAGGATTTTTGAGTCCTGCACAGGTTGATCTATCGGATGGTGTGTTCCATACGTCACAGCAGGTGGGAGAACAGTATCTCTTATCACTGGAAATGGATCGATTCCTTGCCCCATGTTATGAGGCGCATGGATTAAATGCACGCAAGGAACGTTACGCTGGTTGGGAGGCTCGTTCCATTAGTGGGCATTCCTTAGGACATTACATGTCAGCGCTTGCTGTGACCTATCAGGCGACGGGCAACGAGGAGTTGAAGCGTAGATTAGACTATGCAGTCAGTGAATTGGCTGGTATTCAGCAGGCGACAGGTAGTGGTTTTATTGGCGGCTTGCCTGAGGAAGCATTTATCATCGGATTCCAAGCTGAACACATTGGCGGTTTTAACATCGGGGAGTATTGGGTTCCTTGGTACAGTGTGCATAAAATCTATCGTGGACTTATCGATGCGTATAGGCTGACAGCGAATGAAGAGGCACTTCAGGTAGTCACTCGTTTTGCAGATTGGGCAGTGGCAGGACTAGAGGGCATGACGGATGAGCAGGTACAGAAGATGCTTCAGTGCGAGCATGGGGCATGAATGAGGTATTTGCACAGTTGTATGGCATGACGGGCAAAGCGGTCTATCTGGAGACAGCGAAACGCTTTACTCATGAGACCATTTTGGCACCTCTAGAGCAGCAGAAGGATGAGCTTCAGGGGATGCACGCCAATACTCAAATTCCGAAAGTGATTGGAGCAGCAGAGATTTATAATCAAGATCACTCCCACGAGAGCTACCGCACAGCGGCTGAATTTTTCTGGGATACGACCATACATCACCGTTCTTATGTCTTTGGTGCAACGAGCATTTCGGAGCATTACGAGGCCAAGGGCATGGAGAGCCTAGGGATTAAGACAGGAGAGAGCTGCTGTACCCACAACATGATGCAGTTAACGAAACAACTCTTCACTTGGAACCCAGATCATGCATACATTGATTATTATGAGAACGCTATCTACAATCACATTTTAGGCACACAAGATCCGGATACAGGGAACAAAACGTACTTTGCTTCCACGCTCCAAGGACATTACAAAATCTACGGAACTCATGATACCGCATGGTGGTGCTGCACAGGATCAGGCATGGAGAATCCGGGCAAGTATGCCGAAGCAATCTATTTCGAGGAAGACGATAACTTGTATGTGAACCTGTACATTGCCTCTACGCTAGACTGGACTTCACAAGGATTGTCATTGAAGCTGCACACCGATTTCCCTTATTCGGAAAAAGGAACCCTGACGATTACCGGAGGCAACGCCTCGGCGAATCTGAAGCTGCGCGTACCATCCTGGCTCCAAGAGCCGATGACGGTCATGGTGAATGGGGACACGCAGCAGATCGTGTCCCAGAGCGAGCCGGGATATATCACACTTTCCCGTCACTGGAACGAGGGCGATGTGGTTACCTTTACCCTTCCAATGGCGCTCAGTCGGTATACATCCCGAGATGATGAACACAAGGTAGCATTCCTGTACGGGCCTATTGTACTTGCCGGTGCACTTGGTAGCGAAGGGCTTCCTGTGGATACGATCGTAGACGAGACTGCGTTGAATCCTAAGACTGCACCTGTACCTGTTATCTGGACAGAGGAAGAGGATGTACGGAAATGGATTCAAGTTCTCGATCAGAGTAGGTTAACATTCGAGCTGAGCGGAGAGGTAACTTCCACGGGAGAGGCTGTGAAGCTCATTCCGTTCTATGATGTGCATCATCAGTTCTATACGGTGTATTGGCCGCTCAACGATGAAGGAGATGCGCTGGAGAAAGTATTGAACGATATCACCATTGATAGAGTTCAGCCGGACGGTCAGCAGGATGAGATCGGACACCAGCTGGACGGCAACTGCCGTGAGGCGCAGTATAACGGCTCTTCTACGGACGGCCGCAACAAGCTGCACATGTGGCGAGAAGCGTACGGTACTCGTGATGCTCACTTCAGTTATCGACTAGCTATAGAGCCGTCTGCTACTAATTATCTGTGCGTAGCCTATTGGGGCGGAGATCATTCTCCTTTTGAACGTGAGGGCATTCGGTATGATCGGCACTTCAATATTATCGTCGATGGAGCCGTTATTGGAGAGCAGCGGATTCATATGAACAAGATTGGCGAGACGTTCTATGTTGCCTATGATATTCCGCAGGAAATCACGTCAGGTAAAGACAGTGTTAAGGTGACGTTCCAGGCGCTGGGTGACAATGGCTGTGCCGGTAAAGTCACAGAGGTTCGCACCACACGAAGCAAACCGGAATTTCTGATTATTTGAGCATGGAAGCGGTGATGATTTTCATAGAGGCAATGTTATAATACAAGCATAGTACGGATGATAAAAGAGTAGGAACCATTCCTGTAATGAAACAGAAACAACGTATTACAACAATTACGGAAAGACGCTGGTCGTTGGGGCAGACATTTCCAAGAAATTCATGTGGCAAGAGCTGCCGATTTCCATGGGAGGAGCCAACAGGGCACCACTGGTTCCCTCTGGTAGCTTTTCTAAAAGCGAATGATATCCAAGTCGTCATCGTCAATCCACATCACGTCAACAAAAGCAAAGAGAGTAATGAAAGGAAGTGAACGTTGTGAGAGTCGGGAAATCATCGGATACTTCAACATTAACGTGGGTGGGAGCACTATCTGATGAACTTCTTCCTGTGTTTGAAAAAATGGAGCAGCAGTATGCTGTTTGTGAAATAGAATTGTTCTTTGTGTTTCGTTGTCTTCCGGATACATATGAACGGAACTCAAGAGTTCGGTACGCTAAAGCAGAGAATGTGCTCTATTTCGATATCGTAACAAGTGAAGATGAATATAAAACGTTGACTAAAAATCGTCAGCGGTATGAATTAAGTCATGCTTTCTATGCTTTCTTTAGGGAAAAACTGAAAAAATACAAAGTCCAGGGGCTTGATTATAATCAGTTCATGAGTGATATAAAACATTGGTTGCAGGAGATTGGTTGGTTGCAAACAGAGCTTGAGTCATACATGACCGATACATAAAGCAAGTAGACGGAATTGAAGATGAAGTGTGGAATATTTTCATTATTAACTAAAACGTCTCTACAAAGATAGAAATCGTAGAGGCGTTTTTGTAGTGGTGCAAATTCGCTATTATCGCCAGCTTTAGTAAACAAGGTTCCTTCACATGCGGAGATCGTTGGAATGACTCGGATCAAAGCCGCTACCAAACGGTGTAGAGCAAGTTACAAAGAGCTAGTTGAATACGCATTTATATAAAAAATGACACGCGTACCAATTTTCCGCGTATTACCGATTAACATCTAATCATCCACAATCTGCTATTTGCAGGCAACATACCGCTACAGTTAGACCACAAGTTACCCAATTCGTTTCAATGTTGTCCCTTAAAGATGAAATGGGATAAGCCCAAGCCACGTATAGTTATAGTATCGGAATATCCAATCATATCCACCTGAGAGCGTTAACATCATGTACAATGATAATGAGATAAACAGGAAAAAAACGACATCAAGACCTGGGTCGTGTCTGAAAACTCGCTGAAGTGCATCTTTTACCGCCTTTTCGCCCCCTACTGCGTCACTTTCCCTTGACGTGCCCCGGCACGCCTGCGGAAAACTTCCTGGCTTGAAACAAAAATTCGGCAAAATCTGCGTCCTTCGGAGTTTTCAGGCACTCCCTAATATCTAACATGAAAGGAGGTCGAATGATTGAACATGACCAAATACATAAAGTTTCTCGGACTGATCCTCGGCATTGTGGCGGTGAATGTTCTCGCATTCTCACCGGGCTTTATTGGACTGGAATTTGGGGAGAGTGCATTCACGACAGCACTTTCGGTGACGCTGCTGTTTGGTAGCGCACTCGCTCTGTTCTATGGCAGCTATACCTTGTTGTTCAAGCAACCGGTTGTTCTGCCTGTGAGGCATATCGAAACACATGAGGATTATGTGGAGGCTTTATCTTTTTATAGACGCATCAAAGTGCTCGAAGAAGATATTACGCTGGGCTTATCCCAACTTAGTCGGATGAAAAAAAAGAAAGAGACGCTCCTGAACGTATTGCATCAACGATTTGATCCCGGAGAACTGAGCTTCAAGAAATTTGCTTCTGTCACGCTAGAAGTAGAGAAGCTGTTGTACCTGAACATTCGCAGCGTGTTAAATCGATTGAATGTATTTGATGAAGCGGATTATGCCAATATGATGAAATCCAAATCCGCGAGCCTGCCGCAGAAGCTTTTTCAGGAAAAAACGAAAGTGTACAACGACTATCTAACCTACGTAAAAGATTCACTCCACACCAATGAGGAAATTCTGCTCAAGCTGGATCAGTTACTACTAGAAATTTCACGCCTAGACAGTTACGAAGCCGGAGATATTGAACAGATGCCTTGTATGCAGGAGATTGATCAATTAATTAAGCACACCAAATTATATAGACAGTGAGGGGTTGCTCGTATGGCGAAGAAGGGGAAGTTTTTTTTCATATCTATTGTAATGCTGGTGCTTGTGTTCGGCCTAGTCTATGCAGGAATTACGCTAACGTCAAACTTTGGTAAGTCATCTTCACAGGTCAGCACGGAGAACGCAGGTAAGGAACTAGGTAAGTTGTATGCAGACATTGCGCCTGCAACAGCAGAACCGGTCAAGGGTCAGATTGATCTGGATCCGGTTGATGTCGCAGAATCACTGCCGGACATTTCCAAATTCCCGATTGCGGTAGAGAATACAACGAATGATTATGTTGAAATCTTCTCTTCTACAGAGAAGTCGGGCAGTGGGGTAGACGGCTGGTTAACGGAAGTAGCGCAAGAATTCAACCAAGCGAATATCAGCGTTGGTGGTAAACAAGTGTCGGTGAAGATTCGTAACATTGCTTCTGGAACAGCTACCGACTATATCAAGTCAGGCAAGTATGTACCCGATGCCTTCACACCCTCTAATGAACTGTGGGGCGAAATGGTAGAAGCAAGCGGAGTGAAGACAGAGAAAGTATCCGAACGACTCGTCGGTAACGTGCCTGGGATCGTCATCTCCAAAGCGAAATATGATGCACTGGTTGATACGTATGGTTCTGTCAATGTGAAGACAGTCACTGAAGCGATTGCGAAAAACGAACTTGCGATGGGGTATACCGATCCATTTGCTAGCTCCACAGGACTGAACTTTCTCGTGACAGCACTGAACACGTATGACAGCTCGAATCCGCTTGGCGAGAAGGCGATCCAAGGCTTTGAGAAATTCCAGGCGAACGTACCGTTTACCGCGTCCACGACAATACAGATGCGGGAAGCTGCCAAGTCAGGCCGTTTGGATGCATTTGTACTTGAATACCAGACATTTGTGAATACCGCCGATCTGAAGAGTGGATATGTGTTCACACCATTTGGAGTAAGGCATGACAGCCCGCTATACGCTCTCGGTCAATTGCCGCAGAACAAGCAGGAGATCATCCAGAAGTTTGCGGAATTCGTCACGCAAGATAAATACCAGAAATCAGCCGAGGAGTTCGGTTTTAACGGCCTCCCGGATTATAAATCAGAGGTAGCAGCGGTAGATGGCGGTACGCTGTTGTCCGCGCAGAAAGTATGGAAAGAGAAGAAAAATGGCAGCAAACCTATTGCCGCTGTGTTCGTTACCGATGTATCTGGAAGCATGGATGGCGAACCGCTTAACCGGCTTAAAGAGTCCCTGCACAAAGGTCAGAAGTATCTGGGTACGGACAACAGTATCGGATTGGTATCCTACTCCAGCGGAGTTACCGTGAACTTACCTATTGCCAAGTATGATACGAACCAGCAATCGATGTTTGTAGGCACGGTGGATAGCTTGCAAGCAGGTGGAGGAACAGCGACCTTTGACGGGATCGTTGTGGCAATGAAGATGCTGGAAGATTACAGGGCTGCTAATCCCAACGTGAAGCCGCTGATTTTTGTCCTAAGTGATGGTGAGACCAATGAGGGGCATACGTTGCAGGATATCCGTGAGTTGGTAGAGACGTATCAGGTGCCGATTTATACCATTGGTTATAACGCAGACATCAAAGCACTAGAGAGCATCTCCAGCATTAACGAAGCCGCAAGTATTAATGCCGATACCGACGATGTCGTGTACAAGATTGGGAACCTGTTCAACGTACAGATGTAATATTTTAAGGGGGAACGTCAATGTCATTTTCCATGGAGATACCTAGTCAGAAGGAAATTCAGAAGGTGATTGAGGAAGAAGTGAAACCAGTGCCTGCGGAGGTCGCCGAACTGCAACAAGTCGCGAGTGCCAACGTAGAGATGATCATGACACTGGACCTTGAATCGTTGGAGAAGCGTAAGGAGATTCTGCAATCCATTGAGGGCTTTGGTATGAACACGATGAGATCCTCTTCTGAGAAAAACGCGTTGCTTCAAGTCTCCGTTGGACATCTGTCCAAGACGGGAGACGAGGGCGGTCAGGTAGCCAAAGGCTTAACTGAGCTGCATATGCAACTGAAGGATCTCGACCCGAGCGTGGTCGACTTTGCCAAGACCGGCTTTCTGGGCAAGTTATTCAATCCGCTGCGCGCGTATTTCTTGAAATACCAGAAAGCAGATGCGGTTATTGCAGACATCGTGACCTCTCTGGACAAAGGGCGAGCGACTTTACGCAATGACAATACCACCTTAGAGATTGAAC
It includes:
- a CDS encoding AraC family transcriptional regulator codes for the protein MPKLLEHYLCGKFISEGNWTHMKRSMPFQEIILMLEGEMYIAQEDQKFVMRPNDMLFLRSGLTHYGYQTSDAPVSFYWVHYDTQQQEFLTYPTYSTIQVPSTANQLFKQLLHVSSFSSEESDAALLLLLKELARNTNSDYRAHNAIVDHICKWIDLHIHTDVTVAKVAETFNFNKDYISKMVKREKGVGLKTYILTQRINRAKQMLLNTNASVKEIAGACGFSDYKLFLRMFKQYEGLTPSEYRNHLYLTQLNRK
- a CDS encoding DUF6805 domain-containing protein; protein product: MALSRYTSRDDEHKVAFLYGPIVLAGALGSEGLPVDTIVDETALNPKTAPVPVIWTEEEDVRKWIQVLDQSRLTFELSGEVTSTGEAVKLIPFYDVHHQFYTVYWPLNDEGDALEKVLNDITIDRVQPDGQQDEIGHQLDGNCREAQYNGSSTDGRNKLHMWREAYGTRDAHFSYRLAIEPSATNYLCVAYWGGDHSPFEREGIRYDRHFNIIVDGAVIGEQRIHMNKIGETFYVAYDIPQEITSGKDSVKVTFQALGDNGCAGKVTEVRTTRSKPEFLII
- a CDS encoding VWA domain-containing protein — protein: MAKKGKFFFISIVMLVLVFGLVYAGITLTSNFGKSSSQVSTENAGKELGKLYADIAPATAEPVKGQIDLDPVDVAESLPDISKFPIAVENTTNDYVEIFSSTEKSGSGVDGWLTEVAQEFNQANISVGGKQVSVKIRNIASGTATDYIKSGKYVPDAFTPSNELWGEMVEASGVKTEKVSERLVGNVPGIVISKAKYDALVDTYGSVNVKTVTEAIAKNELAMGYTDPFASSTGLNFLVTALNTYDSSNPLGEKAIQGFEKFQANVPFTASTTIQMREAAKSGRLDAFVLEYQTFVNTADLKSGYVFTPFGVRHDSPLYALGQLPQNKQEIIQKFAEFVTQDKYQKSAEEFGFNGLPDYKSEVAAVDGGTLLSAQKVWKEKKNGSKPIAAVFVTDVSGSMDGEPLNRLKESLHKGQKYLGTDNSIGLVSYSSGVTVNLPIAKYDTNQQSMFVGTVDSLQAGGGTATFDGIVVAMKMLEDYRAANPNVKPLIFVLSDGETNEGHTLQDIRELVETYQVPIYTIGYNADIKALESISSINEAASINADTDDVVYKIGNLFNVQM